In the genome of Massilibacillus massiliensis, one region contains:
- a CDS encoding type II secretion system F family protein — protein MALWIALACGFFIFLFFYLFIITKIAPRTQVKERVQRMQRAASLDEQVRFESDKLDKPFTERIVLPFFHGIEEKLIRLAPSRISEMLAARILRAGKQHIWSVNAFVCFWMLSSIACMIIAVFFAFYVKHMIFIQGFAITVAAIVIGAALPLVFLDSLIAKRRKLILRQLPEVLDLLCVSVQAGLSFDGAMSKVTDKMKGPLIDECSKMLRDIRMGMTRRIALTNMAERCRLQEMHLFTAAVIQSDRLGVSMGKTLLVQSENMRERRRQSIKEEALKAPVKMLFPLVLFIFPALFIVVLVPVILSLARNLGGVLGK, from the coding sequence ATGGCATTATGGATTGCGCTTGCCTGCGGATTTTTCATATTTTTATTTTTCTATCTATTTATCATTACCAAGATTGCACCGAGAACGCAAGTGAAAGAGCGTGTACAACGTATGCAACGGGCGGCTTCATTAGATGAACAAGTACGGTTTGAAAGTGATAAATTGGATAAACCTTTTACAGAACGCATTGTCCTGCCGTTTTTTCATGGTATAGAGGAAAAGCTGATTCGCTTGGCGCCAAGCCGTATTTCTGAAATGTTGGCAGCTCGTATCCTACGTGCTGGAAAACAGCATATCTGGAGCGTGAATGCATTTGTCTGCTTCTGGATGTTGTCCTCTATTGCTTGTATGATCATCGCGGTATTTTTTGCTTTTTATGTGAAACATATGATTTTTATTCAGGGGTTTGCGATTACAGTTGCGGCTATTGTGATTGGTGCGGCACTGCCTCTTGTATTTTTGGATTCATTGATAGCTAAACGACGCAAGCTCATTCTGCGGCAACTGCCGGAGGTATTGGATTTGCTCTGTGTGAGTGTACAGGCTGGGTTATCTTTTGATGGTGCGATGTCAAAAGTTACCGATAAAATGAAAGGACCGCTGATTGATGAGTGCAGTAAAATGTTGCGTGATATTCGCATGGGGATGACAAGACGGATTGCGCTTACGAATATGGCAGAGCGTTGCCGGTTACAGGAAATGCATTTGTTTACCGCAGCAGTGATCCAATCAGATCGGCTTGGTGTGAGTATGGGAAAGACCTTGTTGGTGCAGTCTGAAAATATGCGCGAACGTCGTCGCCAGTCGATTAAGGAAGAAGCCTTGAAAGCACCGGTAAAAATGCTGTTTCCCTTGGTTTTATTTATTTTCCCAGCCTTATTTATCGTCGTACTCGTTCCCGTAATTCTCAGCTTGGCACGTAATTTAGGAGGCGTATTGGGTAAATGA
- a CDS encoding DUF192 domain-containing protein produces the protein MKMHCLAVELERRPVELKITIADTFWTRFIGLLGTSALENIEGLLLCNCNSVHMIGMRYALDIVYLDRDGRILKIIENLRPWQVSWCWKAKDTLEIKSGMVKQFNWKVGEQLNFHR, from the coding sequence ATGAAAATGCATTGTCTTGCTGTGGAATTGGAACGTAGACCCGTTGAGCTAAAAATCACGATCGCTGATACTTTTTGGACCCGTTTCATAGGCTTATTGGGAACCTCGGCTTTGGAGAATATTGAAGGGCTATTGCTTTGCAATTGCAATAGTGTACATATGATAGGTATGCGGTATGCCTTGGATATTGTGTATTTAGACAGAGATGGAAGGATTCTAAAAATTATTGAAAATTTACGGCCTTGGCAAGTGAGCTGGTGCTGGAAAGCCAAGGATACGTTGGAGATAAAGAGTGGAATGGTGAAACAGTTTAATTGGAAAGTGGGAGAACAATTAAATTTTCATAGATAA
- a CDS encoding Tad domain-containing protein has protein sequence MRKTNLFQRGSILVFTAVLLPIFLAFTGLAVDIGYVYVQHAHMQNVADAAALAGASKLGTSNVAAQNFANTYIDKNKDDTDINQTVTYSFPTEDSLKKLRVDISKDIPLFFFKYFDFNTVNLAVHATASYQGGGKNIFDYTIISGSDNGILNLGPGGGNIYNGLIHSNYKISQGGGNNTATGTITAVNKDIWSSTSQNSFHLNGTATGSAAAIDISVANSGLSSRINEIKSKNTYNKKDYTDGLDLSSFGQGIYVTGDFKPGYVKWDGSLDTTTIVIAEGDIVFPGNNGKTMSSNNHIIFCSLNGDINFTFNGSFYGILYAPNGKINLNMGGSTFNGSIVGKTLDLGYGNTTINGKSFDIGTGSGGTTKVSLTE, from the coding sequence ATGCGTAAAACCAACCTGTTCCAACGTGGTTCAATACTCGTATTCACAGCCGTTCTATTACCAATTTTTCTTGCCTTTACTGGACTCGCCGTAGATATCGGCTATGTCTATGTACAGCACGCCCATATGCAAAACGTAGCCGACGCAGCGGCCCTGGCAGGTGCTTCCAAACTTGGAACAAGTAATGTCGCTGCACAGAATTTTGCCAATACCTATATTGATAAAAATAAAGATGACACTGATATAAATCAAACGGTGACTTATTCTTTTCCTACAGAGGATTCCTTAAAAAAACTTCGCGTTGATATCTCTAAAGATATTCCATTGTTCTTTTTTAAGTATTTTGATTTTAATACTGTGAATCTTGCAGTACATGCAACGGCATCATATCAGGGAGGCGGAAAAAACATCTTCGATTACACAATTATTTCTGGCTCTGATAATGGTATTTTAAACTTAGGACCCGGTGGTGGAAATATATATAATGGTTTGATTCACTCCAACTACAAAATTAGTCAAGGCGGTGGAAACAATACTGCCACAGGCACAATCACTGCTGTAAACAAAGATATCTGGTCCAGTACCTCCCAAAATTCATTTCATCTAAACGGAACCGCTACAGGAAGTGCTGCCGCAATTGATATTTCTGTTGCTAACTCCGGCTTATCTTCGCGCATTAATGAAATAAAAAGTAAAAATACTTACAACAAGAAGGACTACACAGACGGTTTAGATTTATCTTCATTCGGTCAAGGAATCTATGTAACCGGCGATTTCAAACCAGGCTATGTAAAATGGGATGGAAGTTTAGATACAACAACAATCGTAATCGCCGAAGGCGATATTGTCTTTCCAGGCAATAACGGTAAAACCATGAGTTCTAATAACCATATTATCTTTTGCTCGCTTAACGGTGATATCAACTTTACCTTCAACGGATCATTCTATGGAATCCTATATGCGCCAAACGGTAAAATCAATTTAAATATGGGCGGAAGTACCTTTAACGGAAGTATCGTTGGTAAAACCTTAGATTTAGGCTATGGAAATACTACGATAAATGGTAAATCGTTCGATATTGGCACTGGTAGTGGCGGCACAACCAAAGTCAGTCTTACCGAATAA
- a CDS encoding Flp family type IVb pilin, producing MLMYWKIFKDSYLGEKGQGMVEYAVILAFVAIVAVSFTNGGALSAAIGRAITAVTAVLP from the coding sequence ATGTTAATGTATTGGAAAATTTTTAAGGATAGCTATTTAGGAGAAAAAGGACAGGGTATGGTGGAGTATGCGGTTATTCTTGCATTTGTCGCAATTGTTGCAGTATCTTTTACTAATGGTGGAGCGCTGTCTGCTGCGATAGGTCGAGCGATTACGGCAGTTACGGCGGTCTTACCTTAA
- a CDS encoding AAA family ATPase gives MQEYRVLLIEQNRIMMERLSSVVRNTKGFQLVFRHQDPREALGQGGVFVPNLVLLDIDVAENIQLVRDFVRAFPQAGILCISNRWNAEAASAVVKTGAKGYLIKPFTSEELLAAVNTFGKSGMGMLSDVLTFFSPKGKSGKTTLIANLAMALARKTEQTVAIIDADLQFGDMAVFFNLEPQSTIVEAVRDINFLSPITLNSYFMPIADNVRVLCGTKRPELAENVSPKAFTELLEMAKSLFRYVLIDVPPAFNPISIAAAEAANTVYLVSMVGEGFEVQHMKRALDVFQTWPDYQQRVQTVFTRVEPCNQEAKKCLELRLQYPICTIVPNAYLLVSAAANNGRMAVDIHPESPLVQSIELLAEQISNRHYKVG, from the coding sequence ATGCAGGAATATCGCGTTTTATTGATTGAACAAAATCGTATTATGATGGAACGCTTGTCTAGTGTAGTACGGAATACAAAAGGCTTTCAACTGGTTTTTCGGCATCAGGATCCACGTGAGGCTTTGGGGCAGGGCGGCGTATTTGTACCGAATTTAGTACTGCTGGACATTGATGTAGCAGAAAATATCCAACTGGTTCGGGATTTTGTTCGGGCATTTCCCCAAGCCGGCATTTTATGCATCAGCAACCGCTGGAATGCAGAGGCAGCGAGTGCAGTGGTGAAAACAGGTGCGAAGGGGTATCTGATCAAGCCATTCACGAGTGAGGAATTGCTGGCAGCGGTGAATACTTTTGGCAAAAGTGGTATGGGAATGCTGAGCGATGTGTTGACATTTTTTAGTCCAAAAGGAAAAAGCGGAAAAACAACGTTGATTGCGAATTTGGCGATGGCGTTAGCACGCAAGACGGAACAAACGGTTGCGATCATTGATGCCGATTTACAATTTGGTGATATGGCAGTCTTTTTCAATCTGGAGCCGCAAAGTACGATCGTAGAAGCAGTCAGAGATATTAATTTTCTATCACCAATTACGTTGAATTCTTATTTTATGCCGATTGCGGATAATGTTCGAGTGCTTTGCGGTACAAAGCGCCCCGAACTTGCTGAAAACGTTAGCCCTAAAGCGTTTACCGAACTGTTAGAAATGGCAAAGAGCTTGTTTCGTTATGTTTTGATCGATGTACCACCGGCGTTTAATCCTATTTCAATTGCGGCAGCGGAGGCGGCAAATACGGTTTATCTCGTTTCGATGGTGGGAGAAGGCTTTGAGGTGCAGCATATGAAACGCGCATTGGATGTTTTTCAAACCTGGCCAGATTATCAGCAAAGAGTACAGACGGTTTTTACGCGGGTAGAGCCGTGCAATCAAGAAGCAAAAAAATGCCTGGAGCTTCGATTACAATATCCGATTTGTACAATTGTTCCCAATGCATATCTGCTGGTTTCTGCCGCAGCAAATAATGGACGAATGGCGGTAGATATCCATCCGGAGTCTCCTTTGGTGCAGAGCATTGAGCTGCTCGCCGAGCAAATTAGCAATCGCCACTATAAGGTGGGATAG
- a CDS encoding AAA family ATPase, with protein sequence MEEMKNGIILMVFSTASAVGKTLLSVNMATELAKDGYKVCVVDLDMQFGDVCNYLQLTPDKTIYDAQAAVQSSQENFSAERYTISYQYQDVTFSVMAAPLYLEQAYNFSTQAVAAVIANLRSAYDYIVLDTTAAFSDLNLAMMDLSTVITFVGIVDFIPTIKNMKVGYDTMRSIGYEKNKIRFILNRSNSKTHIELQDVEQLLEERFYHVLPNNFSTAIESIHKGIPIVLDDARSELGRSMQELIAKYTNRATEEGAKNDSVSSWMKCLFKS encoded by the coding sequence ATGGAAGAAATGAAAAATGGAATTATTCTTATGGTATTCAGTACGGCTTCTGCTGTGGGGAAAACTTTATTGAGTGTCAATATGGCAACTGAATTGGCGAAAGATGGCTACAAAGTTTGTGTTGTAGACTTGGATATGCAGTTTGGTGATGTCTGCAACTATTTGCAGTTAACGCCGGATAAAACGATTTATGATGCACAGGCTGCTGTGCAAAGCAGCCAAGAAAATTTTTCGGCAGAGCGTTATACGATATCGTATCAGTATCAAGATGTAACCTTTTCTGTTATGGCGGCACCGCTCTATTTAGAACAGGCGTATAATTTCTCTACACAGGCCGTAGCTGCCGTAATTGCGAACTTACGCAGTGCATATGATTATATTGTTTTAGATACAACGGCTGCCTTCAGTGATCTGAATTTGGCAATGATGGATCTTAGCACGGTGATTACCTTTGTCGGTATTGTTGATTTTATTCCGACGATTAAGAATATGAAGGTCGGCTATGACACGATGCGCAGTATCGGTTATGAAAAAAATAAGATTCGTTTTATTCTAAATCGCAGCAATTCAAAAACACATATTGAATTGCAAGATGTTGAGCAGTTATTAGAAGAACGGTTTTATCATGTGTTACCTAATAATTTTTCGACAGCAATTGAGTCTATCCATAAAGGGATACCGATTGTTTTGGATGATGCGCGCAGCGAACTTGGGCGGAGCATGCAGGAGCTGATTGCTAAATATACCAATCGAGCAACAGAAGAAGGGGCAAAGAATGATTCTGTATCCTCGTGGATGAAGTGCTTATTTAAATCATAA
- a CDS encoding CpaF family protein, translating into MSLLERLGRKEAIEEQKPIFAGRKNKATEDQYQELKLDIHRRIVDEMNLEQQQILTNGQQDRREVELIITEYCNRVLDENPFAVPRGERSAIVADVLDEMLGLGPIEPLLKDETITEIMVNGPKHVFVERMGKLHLSKVQFHDDGHLMNIIERIIAPMGRRIDESSPLVDARLEDGSRVNIIIPPLSLVGPCVTIRKFTREPLTVENLIGFGSLSEDMATFLRACVAARVNILVSGGTGSGKTTTLNVLSSFIPTDERIVTIEDAAELRLMQDHVVTLESRPANIEGTGRITIRDLVRNALRMRPDRILVGEVRSGEALDMLQAMNTGHDGSLTTAHANTPRDALSRLETMVLMAGMDLPVRAIREQISSAVDLIIQQARLRDGSRKITHITEVQNMEGDVIILQDIFQFVQSGVDEKGKIIGQFKASGIQPKFIEKFQTNGIHIPIQLFELGGEAMLNDEWGR; encoded by the coding sequence ATGTCATTATTGGAACGATTGGGAAGAAAAGAAGCCATTGAGGAGCAAAAACCGATTTTTGCCGGGAGAAAAAATAAGGCGACAGAGGATCAGTATCAGGAATTGAAGCTGGATATTCACCGTCGCATTGTGGATGAGATGAATCTGGAGCAACAGCAAATTTTAACGAATGGACAGCAAGATCGCCGAGAAGTGGAATTGATCATCACGGAATACTGTAACCGAGTGCTAGATGAAAATCCGTTTGCAGTGCCGCGCGGTGAGAGAAGTGCGATCGTCGCGGATGTGCTGGATGAAATGCTCGGTTTGGGACCGATTGAACCACTGTTGAAAGATGAAACAATTACAGAAATTATGGTGAATGGCCCTAAACATGTATTTGTTGAACGCATGGGGAAATTGCATCTTAGCAAAGTACAATTTCATGATGACGGACATTTGATGAATATCATTGAGCGCATTATTGCACCGATGGGCAGGCGGATTGATGAGAGTTCTCCATTGGTGGATGCACGTTTAGAGGATGGATCGCGTGTAAATATCATCATCCCCCCCCTTTCCTTGGTGGGGCCTTGTGTAACGATTCGCAAATTTACACGAGAACCGCTTACGGTAGAAAATTTGATTGGATTTGGCTCACTCAGTGAAGATATGGCGACTTTTTTACGAGCTTGTGTGGCAGCACGTGTCAATATACTTGTATCCGGTGGGACGGGTTCAGGGAAAACAACAACTTTGAATGTTTTATCTTCCTTTATTCCAACTGATGAGCGAATTGTTACGATTGAGGATGCGGCAGAGCTTAGACTGATGCAGGACCATGTGGTTACTTTAGAAAGTCGTCCGGCGAACATTGAAGGTACAGGAAGGATTACAATTCGTGATTTGGTACGCAATGCGCTTCGGATGCGGCCGGATCGAATTTTAGTCGGAGAAGTGCGTTCAGGTGAAGCACTGGATATGCTGCAGGCAATGAATACCGGACATGACGGATCGTTGACAACGGCACATGCCAATACGCCGCGGGATGCTTTAAGTCGTTTGGAGACGATGGTATTGATGGCTGGTATGGATCTGCCGGTCAGAGCAATTCGAGAACAGATCTCTTCGGCGGTGGATTTGATTATTCAACAGGCTAGACTGCGGGATGGCAGTCGAAAAATTACACATATCACTGAGGTACAGAATATGGAAGGTGATGTGATTATTTTGCAGGATATTTTCCAGTTCGTCCAAAGTGGTGTCGATGAAAAGGGTAAAATCATCGGACAGTTTAAGGCGTCCGGTATACAGCCAAAGTTTATCGAAAAATTTCAAACGAATGGAATTCATATTCCGATTCAATTGTTTGAACTTGGCGGCGAAGCTATGTTAAATGATGAATGGGGGCGTTAA
- a CDS encoding prepilin peptidase has product MIEIISFLLMFLTFFSFVYLISHISSVAMQQYLNSASAILNAPAKLVHTPNIRTYYFLFCLLPLYGFAVYRALTPIELIGNWIFITFMIFISIMDFEQQVILDKVLVLICLFAFLFTPFLEASLLNRLLAAVLGSGVLLFLAILTKGAIGGGDIKLLFILGLWLGIDKLLLTLLYGFIAGGIVSGILLLLKMKMRHDKIAYGPYFALSAIYLFLS; this is encoded by the coding sequence ATGATAGAAATTATCTCTTTCTTACTCATGTTCCTTACTTTTTTTAGCTTCGTTTATTTGATAAGTCATATATCCTCTGTAGCTATGCAGCAATATTTAAACAGTGCGTCAGCCATTTTGAACGCTCCAGCAAAATTAGTCCATACACCAAATATTCGAACCTATTATTTTTTATTTTGTTTACTTCCGCTCTATGGATTCGCCGTTTATCGAGCACTGACTCCAATAGAACTGATCGGTAATTGGATTTTTATTACCTTCATGATATTTATCAGTATTATGGACTTTGAGCAACAAGTCATTTTAGACAAAGTTCTCGTTCTAATATGTTTGTTTGCTTTTCTTTTCACGCCTTTTTTAGAAGCAAGTCTTTTAAATCGATTGCTTGCAGCAGTTTTGGGCAGTGGAGTTCTGCTATTCCTTGCTATCTTAACTAAAGGCGCAATTGGTGGTGGCGATATCAAGCTGTTATTTATCTTAGGCCTATGGCTCGGCATAGATAAATTGCTGCTAACTTTGTTGTACGGATTCATTGCCGGCGGGATTGTAAGTGGGATTCTGCTGCTGCTTAAAATGAAAATGCGGCATGATAAGATTGCTTATGGGCCATATTTTGCTTTAAGTGCAATTTATTTGTTTTTATCTTAG
- a CDS encoding TadE/TadG family type IV pilus assembly protein, with product MCKYKDQAGQSILEFAIVFPFFMFMFFGFTYTALLCHDYLTLTSIARDSARAAAVGVAEDTIRNRYASQNFLTSVYTWNPSSQTDDFVFETQDEVVNNTAAGRRVTVTLTARCTWAGISLMGMDFSLPPTIQSSLTMHKE from the coding sequence ATGTGTAAATATAAAGATCAAGCAGGACAATCAATTCTAGAGTTTGCCATTGTATTTCCTTTTTTTATGTTTATGTTTTTTGGTTTTACTTACACGGCTTTACTTTGTCACGATTATCTTACGTTGACGTCGATTGCTCGTGATAGTGCTAGAGCGGCGGCAGTCGGTGTGGCGGAAGATACCATTCGTAACAGATATGCCTCACAGAATTTTTTAACAAGTGTTTATACTTGGAATCCATCTTCGCAAACAGATGACTTTGTTTTTGAAACACAAGATGAAGTGGTAAATAATACTGCTGCCGGAAGGCGGGTTACAGTGACATTGACAGCGCGTTGTACTTGGGCTGGTATCAGCCTTATGGGAATGGATTTTTCGTTGCCACCAACAATTCAATCTTCGCTGACGATGCATAAGGAGTGA
- a CDS encoding type II secretion system F family protein translates to MLLLVALFSGMLVFIVFLLLIEYFTRSRKKLSRKVRLYAEPMQTKSYNDGKSDSLENFMKFIRYLGLKIRGIPQTKSLEIKMQQAGLPLLASEFLVLVIGAGLLAALMVLMITLKALQAGIVGLVVFFGGFLYLRIRIARRQIEFNNQLGDALTMMSNAMRSGFSFLQAMDLIGKEMKPPISLEFFKVLAEIRLGADVETALLNMGKRVQSSDLDLVVTAVLIQRQVGGNLAQILDTISQTINERIKMKREIKTLTAQGRLSSWVLGALPIGVGVILSIINPGYLKPLFDEPMGQMMIVGALVSEVIGFLIIRRIVTLDV, encoded by the coding sequence ATGCTGTTACTAGTAGCTTTATTCAGTGGAATGCTGGTATTTATCGTGTTCTTACTGTTAATTGAGTATTTTACACGCAGTAGAAAAAAGCTTAGCCGTAAGGTACGGCTTTATGCTGAACCGATGCAAACCAAATCTTATAACGATGGCAAATCTGATTCGCTAGAGAATTTTATGAAGTTCATTCGATATTTGGGATTGAAAATTCGTGGAATTCCGCAGACAAAATCGCTTGAAATTAAAATGCAGCAAGCCGGACTGCCGCTCTTGGCTTCGGAATTTTTGGTCTTGGTTATAGGGGCAGGTTTGCTGGCAGCGCTTATGGTATTGATGATTACATTGAAAGCTTTGCAAGCGGGCATTGTTGGTTTAGTAGTTTTCTTCGGCGGATTTTTATATTTGCGCATACGAATTGCGCGGCGACAAATAGAATTTAATAATCAGCTTGGCGATGCCCTGACGATGATGTCAAATGCGATGCGATCGGGATTCAGCTTTTTACAGGCGATGGATCTGATTGGTAAAGAGATGAAGCCGCCGATTTCTTTAGAATTTTTTAAGGTACTTGCCGAGATTCGCCTCGGCGCGGACGTGGAAACAGCACTGCTCAATATGGGCAAGCGTGTCCAAAGTTCAGATCTAGATTTAGTCGTGACTGCTGTACTGATTCAACGACAAGTCGGCGGCAATTTAGCACAGATTCTTGATACGATTTCTCAGACGATCAATGAGAGAATTAAAATGAAGCGAGAGATTAAGACACTCACGGCACAGGGGCGTCTTTCTAGTTGGGTATTGGGCGCTTTGCCAATTGGTGTTGGTGTAATATTGTCAATTATTAATCCTGGATATTTAAAGCCGCTATTTGATGAGCCAATGGGGCAGATGATGATAGTTGGCGCTTTGGTTTCTGAGGTAATCGGGTTTTTGATCATTCGAAGGATTGTTACATTAGATGTTTAA
- a CDS encoding type II and III secretion system protein family protein has product MNLRISIYKIVFISLCCMFYMMSAVMAQANLFMEVNQSSYLNAGDAITQVAVANPEIADVTVISTTEMLLVAKKPGTTTLYIWTNNGMRQEYLLSVQEYDTKTATYIKQMIGYQDVVVEKIGDKILLRGFVENQLEKNRAEKIAELYGSKVVNLLEMTTPSQIRIEAKILEISTDKVKKLGIQYANASDIDSESGIVTIGTTGIFGFGQTFSNSRDGSSSKMGGYADINATLQALITNGDARILSQPSMVTMSGEKANILIGGEMPIPISNSDGQLTVEWREYGIKLNIEPTVDEQSKITSKVTAEVSTLDSASSAAINLSSGLSIPALKSRKAETVIHLSSGSMMAIGGLISSEDGKQVMKFPFLGDLPIIGRFFRSTTTSKERKEIIILVTPTLVDETTPVKMSDEMKKMLEGAKDEPAKADSEKK; this is encoded by the coding sequence ATGAATTTAAGAATTAGCATATACAAAATTGTTTTCATTTCTTTATGTTGTATGTTTTATATGATGAGTGCAGTGATGGCACAGGCGAATCTTTTTATGGAGGTAAATCAGTCTTCTTATCTGAATGCCGGGGATGCGATTACGCAAGTGGCGGTTGCGAATCCAGAAATTGCTGATGTTACGGTAATTTCAACAACAGAAATGCTGCTTGTTGCCAAAAAGCCAGGGACGACGACCTTATACATATGGACCAACAATGGTATGCGACAGGAATATCTGCTCAGCGTGCAAGAATATGATACGAAAACTGCGACTTATATTAAGCAGATGATTGGTTATCAAGACGTAGTTGTCGAAAAAATCGGCGATAAGATTCTTTTACGTGGTTTTGTTGAAAATCAGTTAGAAAAAAATCGTGCGGAGAAGATTGCCGAGCTGTATGGCAGTAAAGTGGTGAATTTGCTGGAGATGACAACGCCGTCGCAGATCCGAATCGAGGCTAAAATATTAGAGATATCGACGGATAAGGTAAAAAAATTAGGCATTCAATATGCCAATGCATCGGATATTGATTCAGAATCAGGGATTGTTACAATCGGTACGACAGGTATTTTTGGTTTTGGTCAGACCTTTTCAAACTCGCGGGATGGTTCCAGTTCTAAAATGGGCGGCTATGCTGATATCAATGCAACGTTGCAGGCACTCATTACCAACGGTGATGCTAGAATTCTTTCACAGCCGAGCATGGTTACGATGAGCGGAGAGAAGGCAAATATTTTAATCGGTGGTGAAATGCCGATTCCGATCAGTAATTCTGATGGTCAATTAACAGTGGAATGGCGTGAGTATGGAATTAAGCTTAATATTGAGCCAACTGTTGATGAACAGAGCAAGATTACGAGTAAGGTGACCGCCGAGGTCAGTACGCTTGATAGTGCATCGTCAGCGGCGATCAATTTAAGTAGTGGGTTATCTATTCCGGCGTTAAAATCTCGTAAAGCGGAAACTGTCATACATTTATCCTCTGGAAGCATGATGGCGATTGGTGGGTTGATTAGTTCCGAAGACGGCAAACAAGTCATGAAATTTCCGTTCTTAGGAGATTTGCCGATTATAGGACGTTTCTTTCGCTCGACGACGACTTCAAAAGAGCGAAAAGAAATTATCATTTTGGTTACACCGACACTAGTAGACGAAACAACACCCGTTAAGATGTCGGATGAAATGAAAAAAATGCTGGAAGGCGCAAAAGATGAGCCAGCGAAGGCAGACTCGGAGAAGAAGTAA
- the cpaB gene encoding Flp pilus assembly protein CpaB, which produces MNLPELPRNFTEKLEKMTSKQLLLLAFVTSIIVTIVIYLYLAGKEAEPVQKSQTLRTVIVATVDIPERTIIREDMLKVVHLPADVMQADAIIDLSSVIGKVAKFRILQGDVLTEQKLFSNRKMEGFIGAIPDDKRAISIPVTDITGVSGFAKPGDYVDIMLISDKLSKNTISGEILLQNILLLAINKEHEVAEGKKENAKEQLTTATIAVSPEDVVKIAAAQSQGTIYLALRPFKPKNTFILMNRQFYRQLARDEDKPEKTASSVTENVPRSAYPDRMQAQAAPLAIEPPRGDAVKSSHQITVIRGNAADTVQVK; this is translated from the coding sequence TTGAATTTACCTGAACTACCGAGAAATTTCACGGAAAAACTAGAAAAGATGACATCAAAGCAGTTACTCCTGTTGGCTTTTGTCACAAGTATCATTGTAACTATCGTAATTTATTTATATCTAGCAGGCAAGGAGGCAGAACCTGTACAAAAATCCCAAACCTTGAGAACCGTGATTGTAGCGACTGTGGATATTCCGGAACGAACCATAATACGAGAAGATATGCTGAAGGTCGTACATCTGCCAGCAGATGTGATGCAGGCAGATGCAATCATCGATCTTAGCTCTGTAATTGGCAAAGTAGCGAAATTTAGAATCTTACAGGGGGATGTTCTGACAGAACAAAAATTATTTTCTAATCGTAAAATGGAGGGCTTTATCGGTGCCATTCCTGATGATAAACGAGCGATTTCCATTCCGGTTACAGATATTACCGGTGTTTCAGGCTTTGCAAAACCGGGCGATTATGTGGATATCATGCTGATTAGTGATAAATTGAGTAAGAATACAATATCTGGAGAAATCCTCCTGCAAAATATTTTGTTGCTGGCAATTAATAAAGAGCATGAAGTAGCGGAGGGGAAGAAAGAAAATGCAAAAGAGCAGTTAACGACAGCAACCATTGCAGTCTCTCCTGAAGATGTCGTGAAAATTGCGGCAGCGCAGTCTCAAGGAACAATTTATTTGGCATTAAGACCCTTTAAGCCGAAAAATACGTTTATTTTGATGAACAGACAATTTTATCGACAGCTTGCACGAGATGAAGATAAGCCGGAAAAAACGGCAAGCAGTGTTACTGAAAATGTGCCACGGTCTGCTTATCCGGATCGAATGCAAGCGCAAGCAGCACCTCTGGCGATAGAACCGCCACGTGGAGATGCTGTTAAAAGTTCTCATCAAATCACTGTGATTCGTGGAAATGCGGCGGATACAGTACAAGTAAAATAA